One stretch of Streptococcus australis DNA includes these proteins:
- a CDS encoding DUF4176 domain-containing protein, which produces MVQYDKNKIFTSIITSRTRETFEVDDTLIQLGQQLGMRPQILKGLYKALRKLEDVYEYVPSFGATFTCHFDYENQEAQIHYNQLDQLFSITDLQDFMGIVDSVYSPIYPLGSVVELDLELLPEELQKSLAEGPGPLVTISGRKMPLQEGFDDYVVDYLARIWPLGEMPGMDAFFVSNMMIERLRFEGYSDDWESQFTEDVLRATQLSQQQVSTAFMRSEDFVRYYEPYLNTEEG; this is translated from the coding sequence ATGGTTCAATACGATAAGAATAAGATTTTTACAAGTATTATTACTAGCCGTACGAGAGAGACATTCGAAGTAGATGATACTTTGATTCAACTTGGTCAACAATTAGGAATGCGTCCGCAGATTTTGAAGGGACTCTATAAGGCTCTGAGAAAATTAGAGGATGTCTATGAGTATGTGCCAAGTTTCGGTGCAACTTTTACTTGTCATTTTGATTATGAGAATCAGGAAGCTCAGATCCATTATAATCAACTAGATCAACTATTTTCCATCACTGATTTACAGGATTTCATGGGGATTGTGGACAGTGTCTACAGTCCTATTTATCCTTTAGGTTCTGTTGTTGAGCTAGATTTGGAGCTCTTACCAGAGGAACTCCAGAAAAGCTTAGCGGAGGGGCCAGGACCACTCGTTACGATTTCAGGCCGCAAGATGCCTCTTCAAGAAGGATTTGATGACTATGTGGTAGACTATTTGGCTCGCATCTGGCCCTTGGGTGAGATGCCTGGAATGGATGCTTTTTTCGTAAGTAACATGATGATTGAGCGACTTCGTTTTGAAGGTTACAGTGACGACTGGGAAAGTCAGTTTACAGAGGATGTTTTACGTGCGACTCAGCTCTCCCAGCAACAAGTATCGACTGCCTTTATGCGCAGTGAGGATTTTGTTCGGTATTATGAGCCGTATTTAAACACGGAGGAAGGCTAA
- a CDS encoding T7SS effector LXG polymorphic toxin codes for MGFYVDIAELQKAQEAYMKMVATAQSQLDTAKNGMNAIITSNSMHGEVGKAITNEINNVHNPVIVGLKNSLEFLGSEFSKTITDFQNLVGETSATAVLAEETLDDAVKKLNEADEKHKVMDTNFKSIYDGISSLYHLSAPLSSTFYTNTQTARKYVQDTKNKVNAFDKMTTTSSTEQLFSALSSQMAAAGRVKSLSYSDPVLTNFVAHDDLGKAIYEMDQQYAKAKAEAIEAAKRKAEQEAAEREASYRRHHPIQAWLKDRSNEIGSWWGDVVEGTRNLPLPQGIKDTLLFAEGFIGAAGSMVSETAIGAVDLTQIIGIASIDGVNRLTGGQTPEWMKRDLKGTADNLSSLAELGVGTYTALTDPGAAQRGQDPNASYADKAAYRAQETGKALWDKVTHMDAYDAGGLTFEIASLFVGPAAVGKMAKGTKLGAKAAEMISLAKNSTKARILANVEKWGSKVDNILAKSNNVIGKFGEKLLDTRIPVGIRKEAVAFAGGMGSMPTFSVESKTLRDVMHFSSKHADDVVESGAKARTFIDGMSAGDAQRYSQWNKYAEAGLSPEDRVRVLEISEKAPKVEYQPDYSPDRILGTPKNDRPSVENTYSPDYIEAHRQQFENGATRFQKFKPDPNYQEGIIGGKDGTSFWLSKDHADVIQDVAKGDNRLYETLLGFDEGYLGDNPLYRLDVAPEVVSEKGISIPSGREDGANGWWRPGGRTYPGDMPEGVMDGISIKEGDVTWNAVN; via the coding sequence ATGGGATTTTATGTCGATATTGCGGAGCTTCAGAAAGCCCAAGAGGCCTATATGAAGATGGTCGCGACTGCTCAGAGTCAGTTGGATACCGCTAAAAATGGGATGAATGCCATCATCACCAGTAATTCCATGCATGGAGAAGTTGGGAAAGCGATTACGAATGAAATCAATAATGTTCATAACCCCGTGATTGTTGGCTTAAAGAATAGCTTAGAATTTCTAGGTTCTGAGTTTTCCAAGACGATCACGGATTTTCAGAATCTTGTTGGCGAAACCTCCGCAACCGCAGTTCTAGCAGAAGAAACTTTGGATGATGCGGTCAAGAAGCTAAATGAAGCCGATGAGAAACACAAGGTCATGGACACCAATTTCAAGAGTATCTATGATGGTATTTCGAGTCTCTATCACCTGAGTGCTCCCTTAAGCAGTACCTTCTATACCAATACCCAGACAGCCCGGAAGTATGTTCAAGATACGAAGAATAAGGTCAATGCCTTTGATAAGATGACGACAACCAGCAGTACTGAACAGCTTTTTAGTGCTTTAAGTAGCCAAATGGCAGCTGCTGGAAGAGTGAAGAGTCTGAGTTATAGTGATCCTGTTTTAACTAACTTTGTGGCCCATGACGACCTCGGTAAAGCGATTTATGAGATGGATCAGCAGTATGCGAAAGCCAAGGCCGAAGCGATTGAGGCTGCTAAACGCAAGGCAGAACAAGAAGCCGCTGAGCGAGAAGCCTCTTATCGCCGTCATCACCCCATCCAAGCTTGGCTGAAGGATCGCTCGAATGAGATTGGTTCCTGGTGGGGAGATGTCGTTGAGGGCACACGAAATCTACCGCTTCCTCAAGGGATAAAAGATACACTCCTGTTTGCGGAAGGTTTTATTGGTGCAGCTGGAAGTATGGTTTCAGAGACTGCTATCGGAGCCGTAGATTTGACTCAGATCATTGGTATTGCCAGTATTGATGGCGTCAATCGCTTAACAGGAGGTCAAACTCCAGAGTGGATGAAGCGGGACTTGAAAGGGACGGCAGATAACCTGTCTAGCCTTGCGGAGTTAGGAGTGGGAACTTACACTGCTCTGACGGATCCAGGTGCGGCTCAGCGTGGCCAGGATCCCAATGCCAGCTATGCGGATAAGGCGGCTTATCGTGCTCAAGAGACAGGAAAAGCCCTCTGGGATAAGGTCACCCATATGGATGCCTATGATGCAGGAGGCTTGACCTTTGAGATTGCGAGTCTTTTTGTCGGTCCAGCAGCTGTAGGTAAGATGGCTAAGGGCACGAAACTCGGAGCTAAGGCAGCTGAGATGATTAGCTTAGCCAAGAACAGTACCAAAGCAAGAATTCTCGCAAATGTTGAAAAATGGGGATCAAAGGTTGACAATATCCTAGCGAAGAGCAATAATGTCATTGGGAAATTTGGGGAGAAATTATTAGACACTCGAATCCCAGTTGGCATTCGTAAAGAGGCAGTTGCCTTTGCGGGAGGTATGGGCTCAATGCCTACCTTCAGCGTTGAGAGTAAGACACTACGTGATGTGATGCACTTCTCAAGCAAACATGCGGATGATGTGGTGGAGAGTGGAGCAAAGGCGAGAACTTTCATTGACGGTATGTCGGCAGGGGACGCTCAACGTTATAGCCAGTGGAACAAGTATGCGGAGGCCGGCCTTAGTCCAGAAGACCGCGTGAGAGTGTTGGAAATCTCGGAAAAGGCACCTAAGGTTGAGTATCAGCCAGATTACTCACCAGATAGAATACTGGGAACTCCAAAAAATGATCGTCCTAGTGTGGAAAATACTTATAGTCCAGACTATATTGAGGCTCATAGACAACAATTTGAGAATGGTGCTACTAGATTTCAAAAATTTAAGCCAGATCCTAATTATCAAGAAGGAATTATTGGAGGTAAAGATGGCACAAGTTTTTGGTTGAGTAAAGACCATGCGGATGTTATTCAAGATGTCGCCAAAGGTGATAATCGCCTCTATGAAACCTTACTGGGCTTTGACGAAGGGTACTTAGGTGACAATCCACTTTATCGCTTGGATGTAGCACCGGAAGTTGTCTCTGAAAAAGGGATCTCAATCCCAAGTGGTAGGGAAGACGGTGCGAATGGTTGGTGGCGACCAGGGGGAAGAACCTATCCAGGAGACATGCCGGAGGGTGTCATGGACGGTATCAGTATAAAGGAAGGAGATGTCACATGGAACGCAGTAAATTAA
- a CDS encoding Imm59 family immunity protein, with product MQQKIEELNYTTLRVSVFNGRNKGREDWQTRIEYDEGEKVYLVYSLGDRASIIGKIRTFGNFEEAEQCLFEILDLTVKYNRLQVMTNEEPEYPSPLWDKP from the coding sequence ATTCAACAGAAAATTGAAGAGTTGAATTATACTACGCTAAGAGTCTCCGTATTTAATGGCAGGAATAAAGGGAGAGAAGATTGGCAAACGCGAATAGAATATGATGAGGGGGAAAAAGTATACTTAGTTTATTCTTTAGGAGATAGGGCAAGTATTATAGGAAAGATTAGAACATTTGGAAATTTTGAAGAAGCAGAGCAATGCTTATTTGAGATATTGGATTTAACTGTAAAATATAACAGGTTGCAAGTGATGACTAACGAGGAACCAGAATATCCTTCTCCTTTGTGGGACAAACCATAA
- a CDS encoding Imm59 family immunity protein, translating to MRAELEKQYVLEIELRIKLNNFQTLHYVLFDESKRLPWATHLFYKNGVFQVNSRDERSYVVGKTWTFNNFDDAVKKFIEILKDTVEAENLANLLGFSHPYSSPLWDK from the coding sequence ATGCGAGCAGAACTAGAAAAACAATATGTGTTAGAGATTGAATTGAGAATCAAATTGAATAATTTTCAGACTCTACATTACGTGCTCTTTGATGAATCAAAGAGATTACCTTGGGCAACACACCTATTTTATAAGAATGGTGTATTCCAAGTAAATAGTAGAGACGAACGTTCTTATGTCGTGGGGAAAACTTGGACATTTAATAATTTTGATGATGCAGTTAAGAAGTTTATAGAAATACTTAAAGATACAGTAGAAGCAGAGAATTTGGCTAATTTATTAGGATTTTCTCATCCCTATTCATCTCCATTATGGGATAAGTAA
- a CDS encoding HNH endonuclease signature motif containing protein has translation MDAYDAGGLTFEVASLFVGPAAVGKMAKGTKLGAKASEMIQLAKNSTKVRILANVEKWGSKVDNILAKSNNVIGKFGEKLLDTRIPVSIRQEAFAFAGGMGTKPTFSVESKTLRDVMHFSSKHADDVVRVAEKPFDKERLLQNLKESLLARESSNFKEYVAKEKDFFEGIAKNKRFEAFGKGELSFDDVLSDYAKEYAELVNNNEKWTWSKNFVNSNKITKGQKQLIKNLAIQEGYIPKVKVTPAEGMRYGFADFEGANLVQETVQLPKELWLKTDREQFKWLNEKIAGFREGLTWHHTEVPGKMELVPYGIHNITLHNGGRSAGLWAYAPR, from the coding sequence ATGGATGCCTATGATGCAGGAGGCTTGACCTTTGAAGTTGCGAGTCTTTTTGTCGGTCCAGCAGCTGTGGGTAAGATGGCTAAGGGGACCAAGCTAGGAGCTAAGGCATCTGAGATGATTCAGTTAGCCAAGAACAGTACCAAGGTAAGAATTCTCGCAAATGTCGAAAAATGGGGATCAAAGGTTGACAATATCCTAGCGAAGAGCAATAATGTCATTGGGAAATTTGGGGAGAAATTATTAGATACCCGAATCCCAGTCAGTATCCGTCAAGAAGCATTTGCCTTTGCGGGTGGTATGGGAACCAAGCCTACCTTCAGCGTTGAGAGTAAGACTCTGCGTGATGTGATGCACTTCTCAAGCAAACATGCGGATGATGTGGTGAGAGTGGCAGAGAAGCCCTTTGATAAAGAGCGATTACTTCAGAATCTTAAAGAGAGCCTACTGGCGAGAGAATCATCAAACTTTAAAGAGTATGTGGCTAAAGAAAAGGACTTCTTTGAAGGCATTGCTAAAAATAAGAGATTTGAAGCATTTGGAAAAGGAGAATTATCCTTTGATGATGTCTTATCAGACTATGCTAAAGAGTATGCTGAATTAGTAAATAATAATGAAAAATGGACCTGGTCTAAAAATTTTGTTAATAGCAATAAAATTACTAAGGGACAAAAGCAATTAATTAAAAATCTTGCTATACAGGAAGGTTATATACCTAAAGTAAAAGTAACACCGGCTGAAGGAATGAGGTATGGATTTGCAGATTTTGAGGGAGCAAATCTAGTGCAAGAAACTGTTCAGCTCCCCAAAGAACTTTGGTTAAAGACTGATAGAGAACAATTTAAGTGGTTAAATGAAAAGATCGCTGGATTTAGAGAAGGGCTGACTTGGCATCACACAGAAGTACCAGGAAAAATGGAGCTAGTTCCTTATGGCATACATAATATAACATTGCATAATGGTGGCAGATCAGCGGGTCTTTGGGCATATGCACCAAGATGA
- a CDS encoding SMI1/KNR4 family protein translates to MEDIRTVILPLPSIELVKEKEEEWCIELPSSFKEFITRYNGIIPKKNLFKISDDKEYVIERFLCILDDFEENSLGMYDIDVIWSPILEILSVDPDSVGVELLPVATLFGGDFICLDYREGPQNPKVCYWKREDSYEWHPSVEFVSETFEDFLGMLYSEDDIANS, encoded by the coding sequence GTGGAAGATATTAGAACGGTAATCCTCCCTTTGCCTAGTATTGAATTAGTTAAGGAAAAGGAGGAAGAATGGTGCATTGAGTTACCGAGCTCCTTTAAGGAATTCATAACCAGATATAATGGGATAATTCCTAAAAAGAATCTTTTTAAAATCAGTGATGATAAAGAGTATGTTATAGAAAGATTCCTTTGTATTTTAGATGATTTTGAAGAGAATTCCCTAGGAATGTACGATATTGATGTTATATGGAGTCCAATACTAGAAATTTTAAGTGTGGATCCAGATTCTGTTGGTGTAGAACTATTACCAGTAGCAACACTGTTCGGTGGTGATTTTATTTGTTTAGATTATAGAGAAGGGCCCCAGAACCCTAAGGTATGTTATTGGAAGCGCGAGGATTCATACGAATGGCATCCTAGTGTAGAGTTTGTTTCAGAAACATTTGAAGACTTTTTAGGAATGCTATATTCTGAAGATGATATTGCAAATAGCTAG
- a CDS encoding SMI1/KNR4 family protein: MEYKNTIITPLPDEQLLNEEEKIWRVSLPASAKEFFKQYSGLIPKKNIFSGKLPQDQERIIERFLCILHDTQNHTLGMYDIDVILTQLDERLLYSEDILGVELLPVAALFGGDFVCLDYSQRRENPSVCIWHHESSYELNPSTTFITDTFEDFLGMLYSEDDIANS, encoded by the coding sequence ATGGAATATAAAAATACGATAATAACACCATTACCTGACGAACAGTTACTGAATGAAGAAGAAAAGATATGGAGGGTTTCACTCCCAGCATCTGCTAAGGAATTTTTTAAACAATATAGTGGGTTGATTCCTAAGAAGAATATCTTTAGCGGAAAGTTACCTCAAGATCAGGAACGTATAATAGAACGTTTTTTGTGTATTTTACATGATACTCAAAATCATACTTTGGGTATGTATGATATAGATGTAATTCTAACGCAATTAGATGAACGCTTACTGTATTCTGAAGATATTTTAGGAGTAGAATTACTACCTGTAGCGGCTTTATTTGGCGGAGACTTTGTTTGCTTAGATTATAGTCAGAGAAGGGAGAATCCTAGTGTGTGCATATGGCATCATGAATCTTCTTATGAACTTAATCCATCCACAACTTTTATCACGGATACATTTGAAGACTTTTTAGGAATGCTATATTCTGAAGATGATATTGCAAATAGCTAG
- a CDS encoding T7SS effector LXG polymorphic toxin, protein MSDFESTVGEKSATAVINSEALTSLKQSVDRLHSSIVRDMDATNKYYTEISDLISLKAPSKDKLARAIAASKQSLSETEKRLVAFNGKQATSELDAILNNQNKGLTKVSGTVTMASPYRNSEALDIYRNPHFKKAANRYHQKVDSLARAYFQKNHPGVAFDKDKAGIEELQALAREVTKKTVTTGDKSDERYLEYLETFKNSISFISYGITGHLASREAIASYHKIKNGTWYGKRVKSTTSGYKTWKQVNGDVSRYKAVQNAKRLDELANGTGTVVRGTGIKGVAKSVGILGGSLAVLDGGLTYLERKDEYGETSATIDGVAHTTTSIGSIYVGAAVGNFIPVPVVGALAGAATGYLVGGIANTLYDGFAHGKWNWDNFKLW, encoded by the coding sequence ATTTCTGACTTTGAATCAACAGTCGGTGAGAAAAGCGCAACAGCTGTCATCAACAGTGAGGCCTTAACTAGCTTGAAGCAGAGTGTGGATCGTCTCCATTCCTCCATTGTCCGGGATATGGATGCGACGAATAAATATTATACGGAAATTTCTGACTTGATCTCACTGAAAGCTCCCAGCAAGGATAAGCTAGCTCGAGCGATTGCGGCGTCGAAACAGTCGCTTTCAGAGACGGAGAAGCGCCTGGTTGCCTTCAATGGCAAGCAGGCCACAAGTGAGTTAGATGCGATTTTAAACAATCAAAATAAGGGCTTAACGAAGGTGAGTGGGACGGTTACCATGGCCAGCCCTTATCGTAATTCTGAAGCGCTTGATATCTATCGTAATCCTCATTTCAAGAAGGCGGCAAACCGCTATCACCAGAAAGTGGATAGTCTAGCAAGGGCTTACTTCCAGAAGAATCATCCAGGCGTTGCATTTGACAAGGACAAGGCAGGGATTGAGGAATTGCAGGCTCTTGCGAGGGAGGTGACCAAGAAAACAGTTACTACCGGAGATAAGAGTGATGAACGATATTTGGAATATCTAGAAACATTTAAAAATTCAATAAGTTTTATTAGTTATGGTATTACAGGACATTTAGCTAGTAGGGAAGCTATTGCAAGTTATCATAAGATTAAGAATGGTACATGGTATGGCAAAAGAGTAAAAAGTACAACTTCTGGATATAAAACATGGAAACAAGTCAATGGAGATGTGAGTCGCTATAAAGCTGTTCAGAATGCAAAACGATTAGATGAATTAGCTAATGGTACAGGTACTGTTGTACGAGGAACAGGTATAAAAGGTGTAGCTAAAAGCGTAGGTATTCTAGGAGGAAGTCTGGCTGTACTGGATGGTGGTTTAACTTATCTTGAAAGAAAAGATGAGTATGGTGAAACAAGTGCTACTATAGATGGTGTCGCACATACGACAACATCTATAGGGTCTATTTATGTAGGAGCTGCAGTGGGAAATTTTATTCCAGTTCCCGTAGTTGGGGCATTAGCAGGAGCGGCAACTGGATATCTGGTTGGTGGAATTGCAAATACTCTTTATGATGGATTTGCTCATGGGAAATGGAATTGGGATAATTTTAAACTTTGGTAA
- a CDS encoding DUF4176 domain-containing protein produces the protein MNQKILPLGSVVCLKNGDGTQLLIIARGSIVKQGWRKEVYFDYGAVLIPQGMSNPENVYFFNHENIKEIIFKGFVNEDEIEFANHYDKLIEQSNLIKGSVEE, from the coding sequence ATGAATCAAAAAATATTACCGCTTGGGAGTGTTGTGTGTCTGAAAAATGGTGATGGGACACAGTTGTTAATTATTGCAAGAGGCAGTATTGTAAAACAAGGATGGAGAAAAGAAGTATATTTTGACTACGGAGCGGTGTTGATACCACAAGGTATGTCCAATCCGGAAAATGTTTATTTCTTTAACCATGAAAATATTAAAGAAATTATTTTTAAGGGTTTTGTAAATGAAGATGAGATTGAATTTGCAAATCATTATGATAAATTGATAGAACAGTCGAATTTGATTAAGGGAAGTGTGGAAGAATGA
- a CDS encoding DUF4176 domain-containing protein, with protein sequence MLLPLGSIVYLADGNQKVVIIGRGMIVNQEGADVVFDYTGSVFPDGLNPEEIYYFNEEDIDEVIFEGYRNDEEERYAKLYLQWLEENKEKVVKGRTK encoded by the coding sequence ATGTTATTACCATTAGGGAGTATTGTTTACTTAGCAGACGGCAACCAGAAAGTTGTGATTATTGGTCGTGGAATGATTGTTAATCAGGAGGGGGCAGATGTTGTTTTTGACTATACAGGCTCTGTTTTTCCAGACGGTCTCAATCCAGAAGAGATTTATTATTTTAACGAAGAAGATATTGACGAAGTCATATTTGAAGGTTACCGTAACGATGAGGAAGAACGCTATGCAAAGCTTTATCTACAGTGGTTGGAGGAAAACAAGGAGAAAGTGGTAAAAGGAAGAACGAAATAG
- a CDS encoding DUF5082 domain-containing protein yields the protein MSDFEEKRLASNAYNRAQASRYESLANQYQKAYDKKKAEIEKLESARKELSKQIQSYSEFRNTVSQYSTTISTDTFKGTRRDTFDKTLSKITTTMNTHQNEHEMNLAKLDAEIAKRKLELGDLGGAIGSAWNAVESFLAAIF from the coding sequence ATGAGTGATTTTGAAGAAAAGCGGCTTGCTAGTAATGCTTATAATCGAGCGCAAGCGAGTCGCTATGAAAGTTTGGCGAATCAGTACCAGAAAGCATACGATAAGAAAAAAGCAGAGATTGAGAAGTTAGAATCTGCTAGAAAAGAACTCTCTAAGCAAATTCAATCTTATAGTGAGTTCCGCAATACAGTTTCTCAATACTCTACAACTATTTCTACAGATACCTTTAAAGGGACAAGACGTGATACATTTGATAAGACTTTATCGAAAATTACGACGACGATGAATACGCATCAAAATGAGCATGAAATGAATTTGGCGAAGTTGGATGCAGAGATCGCAAAGCGAAAATTGGAGCTAGGCGATTTAGGTGGTGCTATTGGAAGTGCTTGGAATGCGGTTGAAAGCTTCTTGGCAGCTATTTTTTAG
- a CDS encoding DUF4176 domain-containing protein, translating into MVQYDKNKIFTSIITSRTRETFEVDDTLIQLGQQLGMRPQILKGLYKALRKLEDVYEYVPSFGATFTCHFDYENQEAQIHYNQLDQLFSITDLQDFMGIVDSVYSPIYPLGSVVELDLELLPEELQKSLAEGPGPLVTISGRKMPLQEGFDDYVVDYLARIWPLGEMPGMDAFFVSNMMIERLRFEGYSDDWESQFTEDVLRATQLSHQQVSTAFMRSEDFVRYYEPYLNTEEG; encoded by the coding sequence ATGGTTCAATACGATAAGAATAAGATTTTTACAAGTATTATTACTAGCCGTACGAGAGAGACATTCGAAGTAGATGATACTTTGATTCAACTTGGTCAACAATTAGGAATGCGTCCGCAGATTTTGAAGGGACTCTATAAGGCTCTGAGGAAACTGGAGGATGTCTATGAGTATGTGCCAAGTTTCGGTGCAACTTTTACTTGTCATTTTGATTATGAGAACCAGGAAGCTCAGATTCATTATAATCAACTAGATCAACTATTTTCCATCACGGATTTACAGGATTTCATGGGGATTGTGGACAGTGTCTACAGTCCTATTTATCCTTTAGGTTCTGTTGTTGAGCTAGATTTGGAGCTCTTACCAGAGGAACTCCAGAAAAGCTTAGCGGAGGGACCAGGACCACTCGTTACGATTTCAGGCCGCAAGATGCCTCTTCAAGAAGGATTCGATGACTATGTAGTGGATTATCTGGCTCGCATCTGGCCCTTGGGTGAGATGCCTGGAATGGATGCTTTTTTCGTTAGTAACATGATGATTGAGCGACTTCGTTTTGAAGGCTATAGTGACGACTGGGAAAGTCAGTTTACAGAGGATGTTTTACGTGCGACTCAGCTCTCCCATCAACAAGTCTCGACTGCCTTTATGCGCAGTGAGGATTTTGTTCGGTATTATGAGCCGTATTTAAACACGGAGGAAGGGTAA
- a CDS encoding GH-E family nuclease has product MGFYVDIAELQKAQEAYMKMVATAQSQLDTAKNGMNAIITSNSMHGEVGKAITNEINNVHNPVIVGLKNSLEFLGSEFSKTITDFQNLVGETSATAVLAEETLDDAVKKLNEADEKHKVMDTNFKSIYDGISSLYHLSAPLSSTFYTNTQTARKYVQDTKNKVNAFDKMMTTSSTEQLFSTLSSQMAAAGRVKSLSYSDPVLTNFVAHEELGKAIYELDQQYAKAKAEAIEAAKRKAEQEAAEREASYRRHHPIQAWLKDRSNEIGSWWGDVVEGTRNLPLPQGIKDSLLFAEGFIGAAGSMVSETAIGAVDLTQIIGIASIDGVNRLTGGQTPEWMKRDLQGTADNLSSLAELGVGTYTALTDPGAAQRGQDPNASYADKAAYRAQETGKALWDKVTHMDAYDAGGLTFEIASLFVGPAAVGKMAKGTKLGAKAAEMIQLAKNSTKARILANVEKWGSKVDNILAKSNNVIGKFGEKLLDTRIPVGIRKEAVAFAGGMGSMPTFSVESRTLRDVMHFSSKHADDAVRGVGGSGEVRQLVPRKLSDSEKKLYKRPSGYRKNAKETVWDKAKDEQGVVKDPITKKVMDIEEPWDMGHKPGHEFRKHQQSAADRKITRKQFLDEYNNPNSYRPELPESNRSHIGEDKTDFYFGP; this is encoded by the coding sequence ATGGGATTTTATGTAGATATTGCGGAGCTTCAGAAAGCCCAAGAGGCCTATATGAAGATGGTCGCAACTGCTCAGAGTCAGTTGGATACCGCTAAAAATGGGATGAATGCCATCATCACCAGTAATTCCATGCATGGAGAAGTTGGGAAAGCGATTACGAATGAAATCAATAATGTTCATAACCCCGTGATTGTTGGCTTAAAGAATAGCTTAGAATTTCTAGGTTCTGAGTTTTCCAAGACGATCACGGATTTTCAGAATCTTGTCGGCGAAACCTCCGCAACCGCAGTTCTAGCAGAAGAAACTTTGGATGATGCAGTCAAGAAGCTAAATGAAGCCGATGAGAAACACAAGGTGATGGATACCAATTTCAAGAGTATCTATGATGGTATTTCGAGTCTCTATCACCTGAGTGCTCCCTTAAGCAGCACCTTCTATACCAATACCCAGACAGCCCGGAAGTATGTTCAGGATACGAAGAATAAGGTAAATGCCTTTGATAAGATGATGACAACCAGCAGTACGGAGCAACTTTTTAGTACTTTAAGTAGCCAGATGGCAGCTGCTGGAAGAGTGAAGAGTCTGAGTTATAGTGATCCTGTTTTAACTAACTTTGTGGCGCATGAAGAACTCGGTAAAGCGATTTATGAGCTGGATCAGCAGTATGCGAAAGCCAAGGCAGAAGCGATTGAGGCTGCTAAACGCAAGGCAGAACAAGAAGCCGCTGAGCGAGAAGCTTCTTATCGCCGTCATCACCCCATCCAAGCTTGGCTGAAGGATCGCTCGAATGAGATTGGTTCCTGGTGGGGAGATGTCGTTGAGGGCACACGGAATCTACCGCTTCCTCAAGGGATAAAGGATTCCCTCCTGTTTGCGGAAGGTTTTATTGGTGCAGCTGGAAGTATGGTTTCAGAGACTGCTATCGGAGCTGTAGATTTGACTCAGATCATTGGTATTGCCAGTATTGATGGCGTCAATCGCCTAACAGGAGGTCAAACTCCAGAGTGGATGAAGCGGGACTTGCAAGGAACGGCAGATAACCTGTCTAGCCTTGCGGAGTTAGGAGTGGGAACTTACACTGCTCTGACGGATCCAGGTGCGGCTCAGCGTGGCCAGGATCCCAATGCCAGCTATGCGGATAAGGCGGCTTATCGTGCTCAAGAGACAGGAAAAGCCCTCTGGGATAAGGTCACCCATATGGATGCCTATGATGCAGGAGGCTTGACCTTTGAGATTGCCAGTCTTTTTGTCGGTCCAGCAGCTGTAGGTAAGATGGCTAAGGGCACGAAGCTAGGAGCTAAGGCAGCTGAGATGATTCAGTTAGCCAAGAACAGTACCAAAGCAAGAATTCTCGCAAATGTTGAAAAATGGGGATCAAAGGTTGACAATATCCTAGCGAAGAGCAATAATGTCATTGGGAAATTTGGGGAGAAATTATTAGATACCCGAATCCCAGTTGGCATTCGTAAAGAGGCAGTTGCCTTTGCGGGAGGTATGGGCTCAATGCCTACCTTCAGCGTTGAGAGTAGGACTCTGCGTGATGTAATGCACTTCTCAAGCAAACATGCGGATGATGCAGTACGAGGAGTAGGTGGTTCTGGAGAAGTAAGACAACTCGTTCCGCGTAAGCTATCTGATTCAGAGAAAAAACTTTACAAGCGTCCATCAGGTTATAGGAAGAATGCAAAGGAAACTGTCTGGGATAAAGCTAAGGATGAACAAGGTGTTGTCAAAGATCCTATTACTAAAAAGGTAATGGATATTGAGGAGCCTTGGGATATGGGGCATAAACCGGGACATGAATTTAGAAAACACCAACAAAGTGCGGCTGATAGAAAAATAACTCGTAAACAATTTTTAGATGAATATAATAATCCCAATAGCTATAGACCAGAGCTACCAGAATCTAATAGAAGTCATATTGGTGAAGATAAGACGGATTTTTATTTTGGTCCATGA